In one window of Syngnathus scovelli strain Florida chromosome 20, RoL_Ssco_1.2, whole genome shotgun sequence DNA:
- the LOC125990124 gene encoding DNA (cytosine-5)-methyltransferase 3A isoform X1, translated as MPSNSPAVTELPQTPENKTSNDVSEDGADLDSPEEATAGTPPNKRRVGRPSRKRKQFLPEMATSDPSTPPGELEHSPSPRKKRGRRKLEQNDRNKDESDDRSCDSPREGETGRLRRKPIPRVTFQAGDPYYISRRQKEEWLSRWKMEAERRAYREAEICMMDDLTSEGDFPKEDEPASPDPLPTQQQTDPASPTVAVTPEPVARGDQATPREIEYQDGRGFGIGTLVFGKLRGFSWWPGRIVSWLMSGRSRAADGTRWVMWFGDGKFSVVCVEKLMPLSSFSSAFHQPTYNKQPMYRKAIFEALQVASVRAGRPTPSCDPTDDVDGVEPQTRQMIEWAMTGFPPNGPQSLDPPEEEQNPYKEVYSEMWAEPEAAYTPPPAKKPRKNAAEKAKIREVIDEGTRERLIQEIKKKTRNIEDICISCGSLSVSLEHPLFMGAMCVGCKNSFLECAYQYDDDGYQSYCTICCGGREVLMCGNNNCCRCFCVECVDLLVGIGSAAAAIKEDPWNCYMCGPRNTHGLLRRRDDWPCRLQHFFANNHEQDFEPAKLYAPVAAEKRQPIRVLSLFDGIATGLLVLKDLGIQVDKYVASEVCEDSITVGMVRHQGRIMYVGDVRNVTHKHIEEWGPFDLVIGGSPCNDLSIVNPARKGLYEGTGRLFFEFYRLLHEARPKEGDDRPFFWLFENVVAMGVSDKRDISRFLECNPVMIDAKEVSAAHRARYFWGNLPGMSSSLSKIPSTNRPLSPMTNDKLDLQECLEHGRTAKFEKLRTITTRSNSVKQGKDEHFPVYMDNKEDILWCTEMERVFGFPVHYTDVSNMSRLARQRLLGRSWSVPVIRHLFAPLKEYFACN; from the exons ATGCCATCCAACAGTCCTGCAGTCACCGAACTGCCCCAGACACCAGAAAACAAAACTTCTAACGATGTG AGTGAAGATGGAGCAGACTTGGACAGTCCAGAAGAGGCGACTGCAGGGACCCCTCCAAACAAGCGGCGGGTGGGCCGTCCAAGCAGGAAACGCAAACAGTTTCTTCCT GAGATGGCAACGTCTGACCCTTCAACTCCGCCGGGGGAGCTGGAGCACTCCCCTTCCCCTCGCAAGAAACGTGGGCGTCGGAAACTAGAGCAGAACGACAGGAATAAGG ATGAATCAGATGACAGAAGCTGTGACTCTCCTAGAGAG GGTGAGACAGGGAGGTTGCGTAGGAAGCCGATCCCCAGAGTGACTTTCCAAGCTGGAGATCCGTACTACATCAGCAGGAGACAGAAAGAAGAATGGCTCAGCCGCTGGAAGATGGAG GCAGAGAGACGGGCTTACAGGGAAGCTGAGATCTGCATGATGGATGACCTCACATCAGAAGGTGACTTTCCAAAAGAGGATGAACCAGCCAGTCCGGATCCTCTGCCAACCCAGCAACAAACTGATCCTGCCTCGCCAACTGTTGCCGTAACACCAGAACCAGTCGCCAGAGGAGACCAGGCAACGCCCAGAGAGATTGAGTACCAG GATGGCAGGGGCTTTGGCATCGGCACGCTAGTGTTCGGAAAGCTGCGAGGTTTCTCCTGGTGGCCTGGCAGGATTGTTTCTTGGTTGATGAGCGGCCGGAGTCGAGCGGCTGATGGGACACGCTGGGTCATGTGGTTTGGAGATGGCAAATTCTCTGTG GTTTGCGTGGAGAAGCTCATGCCGCTGAGTTCTTTCTCATCTGCCTTTCACCAGCCCACCTACAACAAACAGCCCATGTACCGTAAAGCCATCTTTGAGGCTCTACAG GTGGCAAGTGTGCGAGCAGGACGACCCACTCCTTCCTGTGACCCAACTGACGATGTAGATGGTGTGGAACCTCAGACCAGACAGATGATTGAATGGGCCATGACTGGCTTCCCACCCAATGGCCCACAATCACTGGACCCTCCTGAGG AAGAGCAGAATCCATATAAAGAGGTCTACTCTGAGATGTGGGCGGAACCAGAGGCCGCATATACTCCTCCCCCTGCCAAGAAGCCTCGCAAAAACGCAGCGGAAAAAGCCAAGATTAGAGAGGTGATCGACGAAGGAACCAGAG AGAGACTCATACAGGAGATTAAAAAGAAAACCCGGAACATTGAAG aTATTTGTATCTCCTGTGGAAGCCTCAGCGTCTCTCTGGAGCATCCTCTTTTCATGGGAGCAATGTGCGTGGGTTGCAAA AATTCCTTTTTAGAGTGTGCCTACCAGTATGACGATGATGGTTACCAGTCCTACTGCACCATCTGCTGCGGAGGCAGGGAGGTGCTCATGTGTGGCAACAACAACTGCTGTAG GTGTTTCTGCGTGGAGTGTGTGGATCTGTTGGTAGGAATCGGCTCAGCGGCGGCAGCCATCAAGGAAGACCCTTGGAACTGTTACATGTGCGGCCCCCGAAACACTCACGGGTTACTGCGGCGACGGGATGACTGGCCTTGCCGACTACAGCATTTTTTCGCCAACAATCACGAACAGGACTTt GAGCCAGCCAAGTTGTATGCTCCAGTTGCAGCAGAGAAGAGGCAGCCAATCAGAGTCTTATCACTGTTTGACGGCATCGCCACAG GTCTTTTGGTGCTAAAGGATCTGGGCATCCAGGTTGATAAATACGTGGCGTCCGAGGTCTGTGAGGACTCCATCACTGTCGGCATGGTGAGACACCAGGGACGCATCATGTACGTGGGCGATGTACGCAACGTCACCCATAAACAT ATCGAAGAATGGGGACCATTCGATCTGGTGATAGGAGGAAGTCCCTGCAATGACCTCTCCATAGTAAACCCTGCACGAAAGGGTCTTTATG AGGGAACTGGGCGATTATTTTTCGAGTTTTACCGTCTGTTGCATGAGGCTCGACCAAAGGAGGGTGATGATCGGCCTTTCTTCTGGCTCTTTGAAAATGTGGTTGCTATGGGAGTCAGTGACAAACGGGACATATCTCGCTTTTTAGAG TGCAACCCTGTGATGATCGACGCCAAGGAAGTCTCCGCTGCCCACCGTGCTCGATATTTCTGGGGAAACCTGCCCGGCATGTCAAG tagccTCTCGAAAATTCCTTCAACAAACAGACCACTGAGCCCCATGACCAACGACAAGCTGGACCTACAAGAGTGTCTCGAGCATGGTCGTACTGCCAAG TTTGAGAAGTTGCGTACGATAACAACTCGCTCCAACTCTGTGAAGCAGGGGAAAGATGAGCATTTCCCTGTCTACATGGACAACAAGGAGGACATCCTCTGGTGCACTGAGATGGAAAG GGTGTTTGGTTTCCCCGTCCACTACACCGACGTGTCCAACATGAGTCGTCTGGCCAGGCAAAGGCTGCTGGGACGTTCGTGGAGTGTTCCCGTCATCAGGCACCTCTTTGCCCCTCTAAAGGAATACTTCGCCTGCAACTAG
- the LOC125990124 gene encoding DNA (cytosine-5)-methyltransferase 3A isoform X3, with translation MPSNSPAVTELPQTPENKTSNDVSEDGADLDSPEEATAGTPPNKRRVGRPSRKRKQFLPEMATSDPSTPPGELEHSPSPRKKRGRRKLEQNDRNKDESDDRSCDSPREGETGRLRRKPIPRVTFQAGDPYYISRRQKEEWLSRWKMEAERRAYREAEICMMDDLTSEGDFPKEDEPASPDPLPTQQQTDPASPTVAVTPEPVARGDQATPREIEYQDGRGFGIGTLVFGKLRGFSWWPGRIVSWLMSGRSRAADGTRWVMWFGDGKFSVVCVEKLMPLSSFSSAFHQPTYNKQPMYRKAIFEALQVASVRAGRPTPSCDPTDDVDGVEPQTRQMIEWAMTGFPPNGPQSLDPPEEQNPYKEVYSEMWAEPEAAYTPPPAKKPRKNAAEKAKIREVIDEGTRERLIQEIKKKTRNIEDICISCGSLSVSLEHPLFMGAMCVGCKNSFLECAYQYDDDGYQSYCTICCGGREVLMCGNNNCCRCFCVECVDLLVGIGSAAAAIKEDPWNCYMCGPRNTHGLLRRRDDWPCRLQHFFANNHEQDFEPAKLYAPVAAEKRQPIRVLSLFDGIATGLLVLKDLGIQVDKYVASEVCEDSITVGMVRHQGRIMYVGDVRNVTHKHIEEWGPFDLVIGGSPCNDLSIVNPARKGLYEGTGRLFFEFYRLLHEARPKEGDDRPFFWLFENVVAMGVSDKRDISRFLECNPVMIDAKEVSAAHRARYFWGNLPGMSSSLSKIPSTNRPLSPMTNDKLDLQECLEHGRTAKFEKLRTITTRSNSVKQGKDEHFPVYMDNKEDILWCTEMERVFGFPVHYTDVSNMSRLARQRLLGRSWSVPVIRHLFAPLKEYFACN, from the exons ATGCCATCCAACAGTCCTGCAGTCACCGAACTGCCCCAGACACCAGAAAACAAAACTTCTAACGATGTG AGTGAAGATGGAGCAGACTTGGACAGTCCAGAAGAGGCGACTGCAGGGACCCCTCCAAACAAGCGGCGGGTGGGCCGTCCAAGCAGGAAACGCAAACAGTTTCTTCCT GAGATGGCAACGTCTGACCCTTCAACTCCGCCGGGGGAGCTGGAGCACTCCCCTTCCCCTCGCAAGAAACGTGGGCGTCGGAAACTAGAGCAGAACGACAGGAATAAGG ATGAATCAGATGACAGAAGCTGTGACTCTCCTAGAGAG GGTGAGACAGGGAGGTTGCGTAGGAAGCCGATCCCCAGAGTGACTTTCCAAGCTGGAGATCCGTACTACATCAGCAGGAGACAGAAAGAAGAATGGCTCAGCCGCTGGAAGATGGAG GCAGAGAGACGGGCTTACAGGGAAGCTGAGATCTGCATGATGGATGACCTCACATCAGAAGGTGACTTTCCAAAAGAGGATGAACCAGCCAGTCCGGATCCTCTGCCAACCCAGCAACAAACTGATCCTGCCTCGCCAACTGTTGCCGTAACACCAGAACCAGTCGCCAGAGGAGACCAGGCAACGCCCAGAGAGATTGAGTACCAG GATGGCAGGGGCTTTGGCATCGGCACGCTAGTGTTCGGAAAGCTGCGAGGTTTCTCCTGGTGGCCTGGCAGGATTGTTTCTTGGTTGATGAGCGGCCGGAGTCGAGCGGCTGATGGGACACGCTGGGTCATGTGGTTTGGAGATGGCAAATTCTCTGTG GTTTGCGTGGAGAAGCTCATGCCGCTGAGTTCTTTCTCATCTGCCTTTCACCAGCCCACCTACAACAAACAGCCCATGTACCGTAAAGCCATCTTTGAGGCTCTACAG GTGGCAAGTGTGCGAGCAGGACGACCCACTCCTTCCTGTGACCCAACTGACGATGTAGATGGTGTGGAACCTCAGACCAGACAGATGATTGAATGGGCCATGACTGGCTTCCCACCCAATGGCCCACAATCACTGGACCCTCCTGAGG AGCAGAATCCATATAAAGAGGTCTACTCTGAGATGTGGGCGGAACCAGAGGCCGCATATACTCCTCCCCCTGCCAAGAAGCCTCGCAAAAACGCAGCGGAAAAAGCCAAGATTAGAGAGGTGATCGACGAAGGAACCAGAG AGAGACTCATACAGGAGATTAAAAAGAAAACCCGGAACATTGAAG aTATTTGTATCTCCTGTGGAAGCCTCAGCGTCTCTCTGGAGCATCCTCTTTTCATGGGAGCAATGTGCGTGGGTTGCAAA AATTCCTTTTTAGAGTGTGCCTACCAGTATGACGATGATGGTTACCAGTCCTACTGCACCATCTGCTGCGGAGGCAGGGAGGTGCTCATGTGTGGCAACAACAACTGCTGTAG GTGTTTCTGCGTGGAGTGTGTGGATCTGTTGGTAGGAATCGGCTCAGCGGCGGCAGCCATCAAGGAAGACCCTTGGAACTGTTACATGTGCGGCCCCCGAAACACTCACGGGTTACTGCGGCGACGGGATGACTGGCCTTGCCGACTACAGCATTTTTTCGCCAACAATCACGAACAGGACTTt GAGCCAGCCAAGTTGTATGCTCCAGTTGCAGCAGAGAAGAGGCAGCCAATCAGAGTCTTATCACTGTTTGACGGCATCGCCACAG GTCTTTTGGTGCTAAAGGATCTGGGCATCCAGGTTGATAAATACGTGGCGTCCGAGGTCTGTGAGGACTCCATCACTGTCGGCATGGTGAGACACCAGGGACGCATCATGTACGTGGGCGATGTACGCAACGTCACCCATAAACAT ATCGAAGAATGGGGACCATTCGATCTGGTGATAGGAGGAAGTCCCTGCAATGACCTCTCCATAGTAAACCCTGCACGAAAGGGTCTTTATG AGGGAACTGGGCGATTATTTTTCGAGTTTTACCGTCTGTTGCATGAGGCTCGACCAAAGGAGGGTGATGATCGGCCTTTCTTCTGGCTCTTTGAAAATGTGGTTGCTATGGGAGTCAGTGACAAACGGGACATATCTCGCTTTTTAGAG TGCAACCCTGTGATGATCGACGCCAAGGAAGTCTCCGCTGCCCACCGTGCTCGATATTTCTGGGGAAACCTGCCCGGCATGTCAAG tagccTCTCGAAAATTCCTTCAACAAACAGACCACTGAGCCCCATGACCAACGACAAGCTGGACCTACAAGAGTGTCTCGAGCATGGTCGTACTGCCAAG TTTGAGAAGTTGCGTACGATAACAACTCGCTCCAACTCTGTGAAGCAGGGGAAAGATGAGCATTTCCCTGTCTACATGGACAACAAGGAGGACATCCTCTGGTGCACTGAGATGGAAAG GGTGTTTGGTTTCCCCGTCCACTACACCGACGTGTCCAACATGAGTCGTCTGGCCAGGCAAAGGCTGCTGGGACGTTCGTGGAGTGTTCCCGTCATCAGGCACCTCTTTGCCCCTCTAAAGGAATACTTCGCCTGCAACTAG
- the LOC125990124 gene encoding DNA (cytosine-5)-methyltransferase 3A isoform X8, which translates to MPSNSPAVTELPQTPENKTSNDVSEDGADLDSPEEATAGTPPNKRRVGRPSRKRKQFLPAERRAYREAEICMMDDLTSEGDFPKEDEPASPDPLPTQQQTDPASPTVAVTPEPVARGDQATPREIEYQDGRGFGIGTLVFGKLRGFSWWPGRIVSWLMSGRSRAADGTRWVMWFGDGKFSVVCVEKLMPLSSFSSAFHQPTYNKQPMYRKAIFEALQVASVRAGRPTPSCDPTDDVDGVEPQTRQMIEWAMTGFPPNGPQSLDPPEEEQNPYKEVYSEMWAEPEAAYTPPPAKKPRKNAAEKAKIREVIDEGTRERLIQEIKKKTRNIEDICISCGSLSVSLEHPLFMGAMCVGCKNSFLECAYQYDDDGYQSYCTICCGGREVLMCGNNNCCRCFCVECVDLLVGIGSAAAAIKEDPWNCYMCGPRNTHGLLRRRDDWPCRLQHFFANNHEQDFEPAKLYAPVAAEKRQPIRVLSLFDGIATGLLVLKDLGIQVDKYVASEVCEDSITVGMVRHQGRIMYVGDVRNVTHKHIEEWGPFDLVIGGSPCNDLSIVNPARKGLYEGTGRLFFEFYRLLHEARPKEGDDRPFFWLFENVVAMGVSDKRDISRFLECNPVMIDAKEVSAAHRARYFWGNLPGMSRPLSPMTNDKLDLQECLEHGRTAKFEKLRTITTRSNSVKQGKDEHFPVYMDNKEDILWCTEMERVFGFPVHYTDVSNMSRLARQRLLGRSWSVPVIRHLFAPLKEYFACN; encoded by the exons ATGCCATCCAACAGTCCTGCAGTCACCGAACTGCCCCAGACACCAGAAAACAAAACTTCTAACGATGTG AGTGAAGATGGAGCAGACTTGGACAGTCCAGAAGAGGCGACTGCAGGGACCCCTCCAAACAAGCGGCGGGTGGGCCGTCCAAGCAGGAAACGCAAACAGTTTCTTCCT GCAGAGAGACGGGCTTACAGGGAAGCTGAGATCTGCATGATGGATGACCTCACATCAGAAGGTGACTTTCCAAAAGAGGATGAACCAGCCAGTCCGGATCCTCTGCCAACCCAGCAACAAACTGATCCTGCCTCGCCAACTGTTGCCGTAACACCAGAACCAGTCGCCAGAGGAGACCAGGCAACGCCCAGAGAGATTGAGTACCAG GATGGCAGGGGCTTTGGCATCGGCACGCTAGTGTTCGGAAAGCTGCGAGGTTTCTCCTGGTGGCCTGGCAGGATTGTTTCTTGGTTGATGAGCGGCCGGAGTCGAGCGGCTGATGGGACACGCTGGGTCATGTGGTTTGGAGATGGCAAATTCTCTGTG GTTTGCGTGGAGAAGCTCATGCCGCTGAGTTCTTTCTCATCTGCCTTTCACCAGCCCACCTACAACAAACAGCCCATGTACCGTAAAGCCATCTTTGAGGCTCTACAG GTGGCAAGTGTGCGAGCAGGACGACCCACTCCTTCCTGTGACCCAACTGACGATGTAGATGGTGTGGAACCTCAGACCAGACAGATGATTGAATGGGCCATGACTGGCTTCCCACCCAATGGCCCACAATCACTGGACCCTCCTGAGG AAGAGCAGAATCCATATAAAGAGGTCTACTCTGAGATGTGGGCGGAACCAGAGGCCGCATATACTCCTCCCCCTGCCAAGAAGCCTCGCAAAAACGCAGCGGAAAAAGCCAAGATTAGAGAGGTGATCGACGAAGGAACCAGAG AGAGACTCATACAGGAGATTAAAAAGAAAACCCGGAACATTGAAG aTATTTGTATCTCCTGTGGAAGCCTCAGCGTCTCTCTGGAGCATCCTCTTTTCATGGGAGCAATGTGCGTGGGTTGCAAA AATTCCTTTTTAGAGTGTGCCTACCAGTATGACGATGATGGTTACCAGTCCTACTGCACCATCTGCTGCGGAGGCAGGGAGGTGCTCATGTGTGGCAACAACAACTGCTGTAG GTGTTTCTGCGTGGAGTGTGTGGATCTGTTGGTAGGAATCGGCTCAGCGGCGGCAGCCATCAAGGAAGACCCTTGGAACTGTTACATGTGCGGCCCCCGAAACACTCACGGGTTACTGCGGCGACGGGATGACTGGCCTTGCCGACTACAGCATTTTTTCGCCAACAATCACGAACAGGACTTt GAGCCAGCCAAGTTGTATGCTCCAGTTGCAGCAGAGAAGAGGCAGCCAATCAGAGTCTTATCACTGTTTGACGGCATCGCCACAG GTCTTTTGGTGCTAAAGGATCTGGGCATCCAGGTTGATAAATACGTGGCGTCCGAGGTCTGTGAGGACTCCATCACTGTCGGCATGGTGAGACACCAGGGACGCATCATGTACGTGGGCGATGTACGCAACGTCACCCATAAACAT ATCGAAGAATGGGGACCATTCGATCTGGTGATAGGAGGAAGTCCCTGCAATGACCTCTCCATAGTAAACCCTGCACGAAAGGGTCTTTATG AGGGAACTGGGCGATTATTTTTCGAGTTTTACCGTCTGTTGCATGAGGCTCGACCAAAGGAGGGTGATGATCGGCCTTTCTTCTGGCTCTTTGAAAATGTGGTTGCTATGGGAGTCAGTGACAAACGGGACATATCTCGCTTTTTAGAG TGCAACCCTGTGATGATCGACGCCAAGGAAGTCTCCGCTGCCCACCGTGCTCGATATTTCTGGGGAAACCTGCCCGGCATGTCAAG ACCACTGAGCCCCATGACCAACGACAAGCTGGACCTACAAGAGTGTCTCGAGCATGGTCGTACTGCCAAG TTTGAGAAGTTGCGTACGATAACAACTCGCTCCAACTCTGTGAAGCAGGGGAAAGATGAGCATTTCCCTGTCTACATGGACAACAAGGAGGACATCCTCTGGTGCACTGAGATGGAAAG GGTGTTTGGTTTCCCCGTCCACTACACCGACGTGTCCAACATGAGTCGTCTGGCCAGGCAAAGGCTGCTGGGACGTTCGTGGAGTGTTCCCGTCATCAGGCACCTCTTTGCCCCTCTAAAGGAATACTTCGCCTGCAACTAG
- the LOC125990124 gene encoding DNA (cytosine-5)-methyltransferase 3A isoform X7, with translation MPSNSPAVTELPQTPENKTSNDVSEDGADLDSPEEATAGTPPNKRRVGRPSRKRKQFLPAERRAYREAEICMMDDLTSEGDFPKEDEPASPDPLPTQQQTDPASPTVAVTPEPVARGDQATPREIEYQDGRGFGIGTLVFGKLRGFSWWPGRIVSWLMSGRSRAADGTRWVMWFGDGKFSVVCVEKLMPLSSFSSAFHQPTYNKQPMYRKAIFEALQVASVRAGRPTPSCDPTDDVDGVEPQTRQMIEWAMTGFPPNGPQSLDPPEEEQNPYKEVYSEMWAEPEAAYTPPPAKKPRKNAAEKAKIREVIDEGTRERLIQEIKKKTRNIEDICISCGSLSVSLEHPLFMGAMCVGCKNSFLECAYQYDDDGYQSYCTICCGGREVLMCGNNNCCRCFCVECVDLLVGIGSAAAAIKEDPWNCYMCGPRNTHGLLRRRDDWPCRLQHFFANNHEQDFEPAKLYAPVAAEKRQPIRVLSLFDGIATGLLVLKDLGIQVDKYVASEVCEDSITVGMVRHQGRIMYVGDVRNVTHKHIEEWGPFDLVIGGSPCNDLSIVNPARKGLYEGTGRLFFEFYRLLHEARPKEGDDRPFFWLFENVVAMGVSDKRDISRFLECNPVMIDAKEVSAAHRARYFWGNLPGMSSSLSKIPSTNRPLSPMTNDKLDLQECLEHGRTAKFEKLRTITTRSNSVKQGKDEHFPVYMDNKEDILWCTEMERVFGFPVHYTDVSNMSRLARQRLLGRSWSVPVIRHLFAPLKEYFACN, from the exons ATGCCATCCAACAGTCCTGCAGTCACCGAACTGCCCCAGACACCAGAAAACAAAACTTCTAACGATGTG AGTGAAGATGGAGCAGACTTGGACAGTCCAGAAGAGGCGACTGCAGGGACCCCTCCAAACAAGCGGCGGGTGGGCCGTCCAAGCAGGAAACGCAAACAGTTTCTTCCT GCAGAGAGACGGGCTTACAGGGAAGCTGAGATCTGCATGATGGATGACCTCACATCAGAAGGTGACTTTCCAAAAGAGGATGAACCAGCCAGTCCGGATCCTCTGCCAACCCAGCAACAAACTGATCCTGCCTCGCCAACTGTTGCCGTAACACCAGAACCAGTCGCCAGAGGAGACCAGGCAACGCCCAGAGAGATTGAGTACCAG GATGGCAGGGGCTTTGGCATCGGCACGCTAGTGTTCGGAAAGCTGCGAGGTTTCTCCTGGTGGCCTGGCAGGATTGTTTCTTGGTTGATGAGCGGCCGGAGTCGAGCGGCTGATGGGACACGCTGGGTCATGTGGTTTGGAGATGGCAAATTCTCTGTG GTTTGCGTGGAGAAGCTCATGCCGCTGAGTTCTTTCTCATCTGCCTTTCACCAGCCCACCTACAACAAACAGCCCATGTACCGTAAAGCCATCTTTGAGGCTCTACAG GTGGCAAGTGTGCGAGCAGGACGACCCACTCCTTCCTGTGACCCAACTGACGATGTAGATGGTGTGGAACCTCAGACCAGACAGATGATTGAATGGGCCATGACTGGCTTCCCACCCAATGGCCCACAATCACTGGACCCTCCTGAGG AAGAGCAGAATCCATATAAAGAGGTCTACTCTGAGATGTGGGCGGAACCAGAGGCCGCATATACTCCTCCCCCTGCCAAGAAGCCTCGCAAAAACGCAGCGGAAAAAGCCAAGATTAGAGAGGTGATCGACGAAGGAACCAGAG AGAGACTCATACAGGAGATTAAAAAGAAAACCCGGAACATTGAAG aTATTTGTATCTCCTGTGGAAGCCTCAGCGTCTCTCTGGAGCATCCTCTTTTCATGGGAGCAATGTGCGTGGGTTGCAAA AATTCCTTTTTAGAGTGTGCCTACCAGTATGACGATGATGGTTACCAGTCCTACTGCACCATCTGCTGCGGAGGCAGGGAGGTGCTCATGTGTGGCAACAACAACTGCTGTAG GTGTTTCTGCGTGGAGTGTGTGGATCTGTTGGTAGGAATCGGCTCAGCGGCGGCAGCCATCAAGGAAGACCCTTGGAACTGTTACATGTGCGGCCCCCGAAACACTCACGGGTTACTGCGGCGACGGGATGACTGGCCTTGCCGACTACAGCATTTTTTCGCCAACAATCACGAACAGGACTTt GAGCCAGCCAAGTTGTATGCTCCAGTTGCAGCAGAGAAGAGGCAGCCAATCAGAGTCTTATCACTGTTTGACGGCATCGCCACAG GTCTTTTGGTGCTAAAGGATCTGGGCATCCAGGTTGATAAATACGTGGCGTCCGAGGTCTGTGAGGACTCCATCACTGTCGGCATGGTGAGACACCAGGGACGCATCATGTACGTGGGCGATGTACGCAACGTCACCCATAAACAT ATCGAAGAATGGGGACCATTCGATCTGGTGATAGGAGGAAGTCCCTGCAATGACCTCTCCATAGTAAACCCTGCACGAAAGGGTCTTTATG AGGGAACTGGGCGATTATTTTTCGAGTTTTACCGTCTGTTGCATGAGGCTCGACCAAAGGAGGGTGATGATCGGCCTTTCTTCTGGCTCTTTGAAAATGTGGTTGCTATGGGAGTCAGTGACAAACGGGACATATCTCGCTTTTTAGAG TGCAACCCTGTGATGATCGACGCCAAGGAAGTCTCCGCTGCCCACCGTGCTCGATATTTCTGGGGAAACCTGCCCGGCATGTCAAG tagccTCTCGAAAATTCCTTCAACAAACAGACCACTGAGCCCCATGACCAACGACAAGCTGGACCTACAAGAGTGTCTCGAGCATGGTCGTACTGCCAAG TTTGAGAAGTTGCGTACGATAACAACTCGCTCCAACTCTGTGAAGCAGGGGAAAGATGAGCATTTCCCTGTCTACATGGACAACAAGGAGGACATCCTCTGGTGCACTGAGATGGAAAG GGTGTTTGGTTTCCCCGTCCACTACACCGACGTGTCCAACATGAGTCGTCTGGCCAGGCAAAGGCTGCTGGGACGTTCGTGGAGTGTTCCCGTCATCAGGCACCTCTTTGCCCCTCTAAAGGAATACTTCGCCTGCAACTAG